The following coding sequences lie in one Homalodisca vitripennis isolate AUS2020 chromosome X, UT_GWSS_2.1, whole genome shotgun sequence genomic window:
- the LOC124368943 gene encoding uncharacterized protein LOC124368943 isoform X2 has product MASDILQEVTVDEIPRVLEAMKKDWPQHFLLHQFVSILEEYHKENIQNPKQVLYKYGDFEDGVYIVKSTFAIGAESVSLIYPYTTAADYTEFSKVLSETTRIPWTEKFMFEVTARRLMPTIQQVSAAKGCDLGTEEGATLFLPPESDIENKNYYVLQVAPR; this is encoded by the exons atggcGTCTGATATTCTTCAAGAGGTGACTGTGGATGAAATCCCAAGAGTGTTGGAAGCCATGAAAAAAGACTGGCCACAACATTTCCTT cTTCATCAGTTTGTGTCAATACTAGAAGAATATcacaaagaaaatatacaaaatccaAAACAAGTTCTTTACAAGTATGGGGATTTTGAAGATGGTGTATACATTGTTAAGTCAACATTTGCGATTGGT GCAGAATCAGTGAGTTTAATATATCCATATACAACTGCTGCAGACTACACGGAATTTTCAAAAGTATTGAGTGAAACAACCAGAATTCCCTGGACAGAGaaatttatgtttgaggttacggCAAGACGACTAATGCCAACGATACAGCAAGTTTCTGCTGCCAAAGGATGTGATCTTGGAACGGAAGAAGGCGCTACTTTGTTCCTCCCGCCTGAAAGTGACATTGAGAACAA